CTGGGCGGAGGCCTATCATGCGGCGGAAGCCCAGCCGGTCACACCTGCGGCTTTCGCCGCCCTAGCGCCGGCCGATCTGCCGGCTCTCCGCCTGCGCCTGCATCCATCCCTGCGGCTGGTCTGCTCGGCGTTTCCCGCGCTCACGGTCTGGCAGATGAATGTCGCGGAGGGAATTCCTGGCCCGGTCGATCTCGACGCGGGCGGCGAGGCGGTTCTGATCGTCCGTTCCGAGGCCGACGTCGTGGTTCGCGCGATCCCGTCGGGTAGTTTCGCGTTCGTTCAGGCCTTGTCGGCCGGGCGGTCGATGCTGAGGGCAGTCGAAGATGCGCTGCGCGAGGACGTTGGCTTCGACCTCGCCGGCACCCTCCACGATCTGATCCATGGCGGAGCGGTGATCGGCTTCGAGCGCGCGACGATGGGGGAGGCGTCATGAGCACGATCGCGGGCCGCCGGGCGCTCACCTTGGCCATGTCGGATGCGATCGATCGGTTCGCGCGACTGGCTCTCATCGTGGCGCCGCCGATGCTGCGCATCGCGCTGGCGGTGCCGTTCTTCAAATCCGGACTCACCAAATGGGATGGCTTGCTGTCGCTGTCGCCGTCCGCGGTGTATCTGTTCGAGGACGAATTCAAGCTGCACCTGTTCGGACAGACCTATGACTTTCCCT
This region of Bradyrhizobium sp. SZCCHNS1050 genomic DNA includes:
- a CDS encoding DNA-binding domain-containing protein is translated as MTPPLAERLGGFARALLDPAQPVPPGLVGPDGTPSGRRFGVYRNNVVAGLTATLKDAYPAVHRIVGEEFFQAMARRHLLSELPCSPILLDYGSGFAAFIRGFAPASALPYLADVAAIERAWAEAYHAAEAQPVTPAAFAALAPADLPALRLRLHPSLRLVCSAFPALTVWQMNVAEGIPGPVDLDAGGEAVLIVRSEADVVVRAIPSGSFAFVQALSAGRSMLRAVEDALREDVGFDLAGTLHDLIHGGAVIGFERATMGEAS